From Chlorocebus sabaeus isolate Y175 chromosome 15, mChlSab1.0.hap1, whole genome shotgun sequence, the proteins below share one genomic window:
- the TFRC gene encoding transferrin receptor protein 1 yields MMDQARSAFSNLFGGEPLSYTRFSLARQVDGDNSHVEMKLGVDEEENADNNTKANGTKPKRCGGNICYGTIAVIIFFLIGFMIGYLGYCKGVEPKTECERLAGTESPVREEPEEDFPAAPRLYWDDLKKKLSEKLDATDFTSTIKLLNENLYVPREAGSQKDENLALYIENQFREFKLSKVWRDQHFVKIQVKDSAQNSVIIVDKNGGLVYLVENPGGYVAYSKAATVTGKLVHANFGTKKDFEDLDSPVNGSIVIVRAGKITFAEKVANAESLNAIGVLIYMDRTKFPIVKADLSFFGHAHLGTGDPYTPGFPSFNHTQFPPSQSSGLPNIPVQTISRAAAEKLFGNMEGDCPSDWKTDSTCKMVTSENKSVKLTVSNVLKETKILNIFGVIKGFVEPDHYVVVGAQRDAWGPGAAKSSVGTALLLKLAQMFSDMVLKDGFQPSRSIIFASWSAGDFGSVGATEWLEGYLSSLHLKAFTYINLDKAVLGTSNFKVSASPLLYTLIEKTMQDVKHPVTGRSLYQDSNWASKVEKLTLDNAAFPFLAYSGIPAVSFCFCEDTDYPYLGTSMDTYKELVERIPELNKVARAAAEVAGQFVIKLTHDIELNLDYERYNSQLLLFLRDLNQYRADVKEMGLSLQWLYSARGDFFRATSRLTTDFRNAEKTDKFVMKKLNDRVMRVEYYFLSPYVSPKESPFRHVFWGSGAHTLSALLENLKLRRQNNSAFNETLFRNQLALTTWTIQGAANALSGDVWDIDNEF; encoded by the exons ATGATGGATCAAGCTAGATCAGCATTCTCTAACTTG TTTGGTGGAGAGCCGCTGTCATACACCCGGTTCAGCCTGGCTCGGCAAGTAGACGGCGATAACAGTCACGTGGAGATGAAACTTGGTGtagatgaagaagaaaatgctGACAATAACACAAAGGCCAATGGCACAAAACCAAAAAGGTGTGGTGGAAATATCTGCTATGGGACTATTGCCGTGATCATCTTTTTCTTGATTG GGTTTATGATTGGCTACTTGGGCTATTGTAAAGGGGTAGAACCAAAAACTGAGTGTGAGAGACTGGCAGGAACCGAGTCTCCAGTGAGGGAGGAGCCAGAAGAGGACTTCCCTGCGGCACCTCGCTTATACTGGGATGACCTGAAGAAAAAGTTGTCAGAGAAACTGGACGCCACAGACTTCACCAGCACCATCAA GCTGCTGAATGAAAATTTATATGTCCCTCGTGAGGCTGGATCTCAAAAAGATGAAAATCTTGCATTGTATATTGAAAATCAATTTCGTGAATTTAAACTCAGCAAAGTCTGGCGTGATCAACATTTTGTTAAGATTCAGGTCAAAGACAG TGCTCAAAACTCggtgatcatagtggataagaaTGGTGGACTTGTTTACCTGGTGGAGAATCCTGGGGGTTATGTGGCATATAGTAAGGCTGCAACAGTCACT GGTAAACTGGTCCATGCTAATTTTGGTACTAAAAAAGACTTTGAGGATTTAGACTCTCCTGTGAATGGATCTATAGTGATTGTCAGAGCAGGAAAAATCACCTTTGCAGAAAAG gttGCAAATGCTGAAAGCTTAAATGCAATTGGTGTCTTGATATATATGGACCGGACTAAATTTCCCATTGTTAAGGCAGACCTTTCATTCTTTGGACAT GCTCATCTGGGAACAGGTGACCCTTACACACCTGGATTTCCTTCCTTCAATCACACTCAGTTTCCACCATCTCAGTCGTCAGGATTGCCTAATATACCTGTCCAAACGATCTCCAGAGCTGCTGCAGAAAAGCTGTTTGG AAATATGGAGGGAGACTGTCCCTCTGACTGGAAAACAGACTCTACATGTAAGATGGTTACCTCGGAAAACAAGAGTGTGAAGCTCACGGTGAGCAATGTGCTGAAAGAGACAAAAATTCTTAACATCTTTGGAGTTATTAAAGGCTTTGTAGAACCAG atcacTATGTTGTGGTTGGGGCCCAGAGAGATGCGTGGGGCCCTGGAGCTGCAAAATCCAGTGTGGGGACAGCTCTCCTGTTGAAACTTGCCCAGATGTTCTCAGATATGGTCTTAAAAG atGGGTTTCAGCCCAGCAGAAGCATTATCTTTGCCAGTTGGAGTGCTGGAGACTTTGGATCGGTTGGTGCCACTGAATGGCTAGAG GGATACCTTTCATCCTTGCATTTAAAGGCTTTCACTTATATTAATCTGGATAAAGCGGTGCTTG gTACCAGCAACTTCAAGGTTTCTGCCAGCCCATTGTTGTATACGCTTATTGAGAAAACAATGCAAGAT GTGAAACATCCGGTTACTGGGCGATCTCTATATCAGGACAGCAACTGGGCCAGCAAAGT TGAGAAACTCACTTTAGACAATGCTGCTTTCCCTTTCCTTGCGTATTCTGGAATCCCagcagtttctttctgtttttgtgag GACACAGATTATCCTTACTTGGGCACCAGCATGGACACCTATAAGGAACTGGTGGAGAGGATTCCTGAGCTGAACAAAGTGGCACGAGCAGCGGCAGAAGTAGCTGGTCAGTTCGTGATTAAACTGACCCATGATATTGAATTGAACCTGGACTATGAGAGGTACAACAGCcagctgcttttgtttttgagggaTCTGAACCAGTACAGAGCAGATGTGAAG GAAATGGGCCTGAGCTTGCAGTGGCTGTATTCTGCTCGTGGAGACTTTTTCCGTGCTACTTCCAGACTAACAACAGATTTCAGGAATGCTGAGAAAACGGACAAGTTTGTCATGAAGAAGCTCAATGATCGTGTCATGAGA GTGGAGTATTACTTCCTCTCACCCTATGTGTCTCCAAAAGAGTCTCCTTTCCGGCACGTCTTCTGGGGCTCCGGCGCCCACACGCTGTCCGCTTTACTGGAGAACTTGAAACTGCGTAGACAGAATAACAGTGCTTTTAATGAAACGCTGTTCAGAAACCAGCTGGCTCTCACGACTTGGACTATTCAGGGAGCTGCAAATGCCCTTTCTGGTGATGTTTGGGACATTGACAATGAGTTTTAA